Within the bacterium genome, the region TCCGTAACGGATGGCTTCATACCGGCGATCTGGCCCGCCGCGATGCCGATGGCTGTTATTACATCGTCGGCAGGAAAAAAGAAATGTTCATATCCGGTGGCGAAAATATTTACCCGATCGAGATCGAAACCGTTTTACATGCCCACGAAAGCATTGCCGAATCTGCTGTAATCGGAATTCCGGATGAAAAATGGGGCGAAATCGGGGTTGCATTTGTCGTGGCTCGAAACAATTATTCTTTGACTGAAGCTGAGCTTATCACTTTTTTAAAATTACGATTAGCCGGTTACAAAATTCCAAAAATAATTCGATTTCTGGATGAACTTCCCAAAACTGCCGTAAACAAAGTAGACAAAAAAGCTCTCCGTTTTAAAGCCTATCTTTGAATGCATTCACAATCAGGGCCAATATCCAGTGGACTTATTGCCGAATAAACTCTAAGCTGAATGATAGAGGTGCTCGATAATATCTTTGTAGCGCTCGGTAATGACTTTCCGTTTCAATTTCAACGTCGGCGTAATTTCACCGCGTTCGATAGAAAAATCAAAAGGCAGGATCGTAAATTTTTTGATTTGTTCCGTGTGATTAAGCGAAGCATTCACTTTGTGAATCGTATTCTGAATATGCTCGCGCAAAGCAGGTTGTTCGATCAATTTACGCATTTCCCCGTCCGGCGGCCATTGGCCTTTTTTCAGATTTTCCACCACGTCGTGCGGCAATGTCGCCGCCAGTTCTTTTACGGAACGAACAGCTTCAAACGGATTGATCGTGATCAGCGCAGCAATATAACTTTTCCCATCCCCTACTATCATGGACTGGCTGATCACGGTATCGTATTTCAGCATAATTTCAATCGGCGCGGGCGCAATGTTTTTGCCGGTGCTGGTGATCAATAATTCTTTTTTGCGGTCGATGATGCGCAGGAATCCATCCTGGTCGAATGTACCGATATCGCCGGTCAACATCCACTCGCCGTTTGCGTCAAACATCCACCGTGTCGCCGTTTCATTTTTGTAATAGCCTGAAAACGTATTATCGCCTTTGATGAGAATTTCGCCGTCCTCCGCCAGCTTAATTTCGCAATACGGCATCGGTACCCCGACCGTACTGATCCGATGTTTATCAGGCCGATTAATCGAGGCGGAGATATTTTCCGTCAAGCCGTACGCCTCGTAAATCGGCGAACCAATGGCGACAAAAAATTCTGCAACATCTTTCGACAGCGGCGCCGCGCCGGATGTACAAATCCGCATTTTCTTTCCAAACACCATTTCCCGCAAAGGTTTCAATACGGATGCATTGAAGGATGCATACTCCTGCGTCAATTGCGGTGGAGCTTCGCGCCGGTTGAGAACGTAACTAAAATAGTCTCTCGCGGTTGAAAACGCAGATTGAATTTCCGATCGCTGATTTTCAGGCATTATCGCTATATGTCCGGTTATCTTGGCATACATTTTTTCATACAACCGTGGCACGCCTCCGAAAATATCGGCGTCGATTTCAATAAGCGTATCAATGACTTTCGAATAATCTTCGACGAGATAAAACTGACGTCCGGCAATCAACGAAACGGAAAAACCAAAAATCCGTTCTCCCACGTGACAGAACGGTAAATATGAAATGATCGATTCCTGCGGTTTGAAGTCAAATACGTTGTTGATTGAATCGCCGTTATATAAAAAATAACGGTTGGAAATCATGGCCGCTTTCGGATCGCCGGTTGTACCGGACGTATACACATACATGATCGTATCGGCAGGCTGCATCGTGCGGCGTAACATTTCCATCGTCTTGAGTCCGACTCGCAGATGATTGTCACCGAGTGCGAGAAAATCTTTTATATTCCAGATATTCTTCCGTTGATCAGTCGGTACGTTAGGATCTATGACAACAATATCACGCAAATTTGTCAGTGACGGACGTACTTCTAAGATTTTTTCCAATTGGCGAGCATGATCGACGACCACGGTTTTGGAATCTGAATGGTCGATCATGAACGCACACTGCGTCGCTGAGGAGGTTGGATAAAGTCCTACCGATACTCCACCGGCATAGATCGTTCCAAGATCGCATATCGGCCATTCCTTGACATTCCCCGATAAAATGGCAACACCTTCATTTCGTGTGATGCCACGTTCGATCAAAGCGGCCCCAAAGCGATATACGTCGTTACGAAATTCGTTCCACGTCATCGGAATCCATTGACCGCGCTTTTCCCATAAAAATGGCATGTTCGCGTAACGATCACATTGATCTTCAAAAAGCTGTAAAACATTAGGATAATCAAAGGCATTCATATGTTTTCTTTCGAATCCGATTTTTTTCTGAGGACAAAATACAAAACATATCCAACGGCAAGAGACGACAAAATAGCCATGGACGCAGAAATGGCAGGATTTTTCACCGGCGACTGCATATATGGAGTTAGCCCTCCGTAGTATACTGAGAAATGAGTCACAACGGCTGTCAACGATGCCATGATCGGCGCAGCTTTATGAACGTTTTTCAAAAACGTTCCGAAAAGCACCGGCACAAACGCAGCCGCAAAATAGGCATACACTCCGTTTTGTGCAAATATACCGACGCTCAGGTTGGGATGAACCAACTGATCGTACGAAATAAAAATTGCAGCGAACCCAATAAAAGCGATAACCAATTTATTGATTGTAAACTGAATCGTGTTTTTTTTCGATTCGTCTGCAGGAAAATACTTTCCAAATAATGGCTGTATAATGTCCGATGTTATCGTCGTCGACAAGGATTGAATCAAACCTTCTAACGTCGATATACCGGCTGAAATTAATCCTAACACTACCAGTAGTCCAACGTAAACCGAAAATTCAGTAACGACATATGCCGGAATTATGCCATCCATTTTCAAAGGAACGCCATTGGCTTTCAAATCCGGAAATGTCAAACGCGCATACAATCCCGCAAACACTACAAAAAAGAAAATCATTTGAGAAATCACGCCCGTCACAAGATAACGGTTGACGTCCTTATCTGTCTTGAGTAAAAGCGATTTAGTAATAATATGAGGCTGGCAGACAATCGCTACGCCAACAACCATCTGGCAAAAAATGATTTCAAAAAAATCACGAAACAACGGGCTGGACGGGTTAGTCCACGTGATCAGATTCGGATCAATGGCCGTGAGTTCATCCAAAAAGCCCTGGATCCCATTTTTAAAATGCTCGTACCCCGATCCTAATAAAATAAATGCCACGACCAGCATGATTACGGATTGAACCGTATTAGTGTAGACCATTGAATTAGCGCCACCGAACATCATATACCCGAAAATAAAAATTACAGTGCCGAGCAGTATGTACCATTCATCCACATTGAGCGTCTTCGACAAAACTTTAGTAAGTCCGACGCAGATCAGTACAATAAACGTGATCAGCAAAAGTGCGATGAACGCAAAAAACAGCGAATAGCCTGAGCTTTTGAAGCGTGTTCCTATCCATTGCGACAATGTCAACGCTTTGACGGTACTGCCATGATGCCGGAAACCTTTGGTTAAAATGACCAGCGACACCATCGCCGCAACGGGTAGTGCAATCGCGTACGACAGCACGCCGCTCAATCCGTACATAGCAATGAACCCCGGGTTAATAATAA harbors:
- a CDS encoding long-chain fatty acid--CoA ligase — protein: MNAFDYPNVLQLFEDQCDRYANMPFLWEKRGQWIPMTWNEFRNDVYRFGAALIERGITRNEGVAILSGNVKEWPICDLGTIYAGGVSVGLYPTSSATQCAFMIDHSDSKTVVVDHARQLEKILEVRPSLTNLRDIVVIDPNVPTDQRKNIWNIKDFLALGDNHLRVGLKTMEMLRRTMQPADTIMYVYTSGTTGDPKAAMISNRYFLYNGDSINNVFDFKPQESIISYLPFCHVGERIFGFSVSLIAGRQFYLVEDYSKVIDTLIEIDADIFGGVPRLYEKMYAKITGHIAIMPENQRSEIQSAFSTARDYFSYVLNRREAPPQLTQEYASFNASVLKPLREMVFGKKMRICTSGAAPLSKDVAEFFVAIGSPIYEAYGLTENISASINRPDKHRISTVGVPMPYCEIKLAEDGEILIKGDNTFSGYYKNETATRWMFDANGEWMLTGDIGTFDQDGFLRIIDRKKELLITSTGKNIAPAPIEIMLKYDTVISQSMIVGDGKSYIAALITINPFEAVRSVKELAATLPHDVVENLKKGQWPPDGEMRKLIEQPALREHIQNTIHKVNASLNHTEQIKKFTILPFDFSIERGEITPTLKLKRKVITERYKDIIEHLYHSA
- a CDS encoding sodium:solute symporter, which gives rise to MDGIASSEMVMAGWTLVIVYVAVTLFFVIRGAMKTKTMADYAVGTIQFSPVAVGLALSASMTSAATFIINPGFIAMYGLSGVLSYAIALPVAAMVSLVILTKGFRHHGSTVKALTLSQWIGTRFKSSGYSLFFAFIALLLITFIVLICVGLTKVLSKTLNVDEWYILLGTVIFIFGYMMFGGANSMVYTNTVQSVIMLVVAFILLGSGYEHFKNGIQGFLDELTAIDPNLITWTNPSSPLFRDFFEIIFCQMVVGVAIVCQPHIITKSLLLKTDKDVNRYLVTGVISQMIFFFVVFAGLYARLTFPDLKANGVPLKMDGIIPAYVVTEFSVYVGLLVVLGLISAGISTLEGLIQSLSTTITSDIIQPLFGKYFPADESKKNTIQFTINKLVIAFIGFAAIFISYDQLVHPNLSVGIFAQNGVYAYFAAAFVPVLFGTFLKNVHKAAPIMASLTAVVTHFSVYYGGLTPYMQSPVKNPAISASMAILSSLAVGYVLYFVLRKKSDSKENI